From a region of the Syngnathoides biaculeatus isolate LvHL_M chromosome 2, ASM1980259v1, whole genome shotgun sequence genome:
- the xpc gene encoding DNA repair protein complementing XP-C cells isoform X1 — MVKRRGSKADVDIKKSKQVLTGAKEKVKKKDAGCDNAEEEEKLKRRVIPKRRSSSGQGDGNVSKRSIGIIGTKHFQSPAKIEDNKLSNNDYDEMMSSVTPVRDDVKEEKEESEEEDDDWEEVEELAEPLDTAETSEPVLPSQPVEIEIETPEVRKKQKRKAEFEMYLRRMMNRYKKDLVIDTHKVHLMCLLASGMFHNRLCSEPDLLAVTLSLLPAHFSAVAKERKDHNYICGLLKWFQATFTLNPSLPYEERPNPRTLLERRLASLSAKNHQEMTHLFMLVLRSLQLFCRLVLSLQPIPLKPPPAKAKGATTSSVSLAKTNQTQEITKTSSTEQKVSPGTKRPARGIKSAKDRGGKKAKREPLKEEEVEADEKITLSGGQRPKNSKRRSIASKVSYKEESNSENEVESSDEDFQAFSEEDSDDSKSGTKTVKGVKSEERSKSKSKDKKKRNQKKMSGVENDEENHEEGEKRMSSSKGKQKGMIKKNGFGADEWLEVFVDKTSSWVCVDVEHGVGEPHRCFQNATWPVTYVVGVDGDGFLKDLGRKYDPTWMTLTRRRRVEEEWWEETLQPFQRPQDERDIKENKEMEKKLLNKPLPISITEYKNHPLYALKRHLLKYEAIYPDTAAILGYCRGEPVYSRDCVHTLHSKDTWLKEARTVRIGELPYKMVKGFSNRSRKARMMTEQKDANDLALFGEWQTEVYQPPIAVNGKVPRNDYGNVYLFKACMLPVGCVHLKLSNLHRVAKKLDMDAAPAVTGFDFHGGYSHAVTDGYIVCEEHEEILKAAWEEEQEVQKQREKEKREKRAISNWTQLVKGLLIRERLKQRYGTKGQATGGLRPPTTDGDKCDGLSSDEGGVGEEENTSAKTALETLALSWPQNRQAEEEKGGSVSRKKTKLERRAKEKHLFPFEKV; from the exons ATGGTAAAGCGAAGAGGATCTAAGGCAGATGTCGACATAAAGAAGTCGAAGCAGGTGCTGACAGGAGCGAAAGAGAAGGTGAAGAAAAAAGATGCAG GTTGTGACAAtgcagaagaggaggagaagctcAAAAGGAGGGTCATTCCAAAACGACGTTCCTCCTCAGGCCAAGGAGATGGGAATGTCTCGAAGAGGTCCATTGGTATCATCGGCACGAAACACTTCCAGTCACCAGCGAAGATTGAAGATAATAAACTCAGCAATAATGATTATGatgaaatgatgagttccgtcACCCCAGTGAGAGACGATGTAAAGGAGGAAAAAGAGGAGagtgaggaagaggatgatgacTGGGAGGAGGTTGAAG AACTGGCTGAGCCTCTGGATACAGCAGAAACCTCAGAACCAGTCCTGCCATCTCAGCCTGTAGAGATAGAAATTGAGACCCCAGAAGTCCGAAAAAA ACAGAAGAGGAAGGCAGAGTTTGAGATGTACTTGAGACGGATGATGAACCGTTACAAGAAGGACCTGGTGATAGACACACACAAG GTGCACCTCATGTGTCTGTTAGCCAGCGGGATGTTCCACAACCGCCTGTGCAGTGAACCCGACTTGCTGGCTGTCACTCTGTCATTGCTCCCCGCTCACTTTAGTGCAGTTGCCAAGGAACGCAAAGACCACAACTATATATGTGGGCTTTTAAAATG GTTTCAAGCAACTTTCACCCTCAACCCCAGTCTTCCTTACGAGGAGCGTCCAAACCCTCGGACCCTATTGGAGAGACGTCTGGCCAGCCTGTCGGCAAAGAACCACCAGGAGATGACTCAT CTCTTCATGTTGGTCCTCAGGTCTCTGCAACTGTTTTGCCGCCTGGTTCTTTCTCTGCAGCCTATTCCTCTCAAACCTCCACCAGCTAAG GCCAAAGGAGCCACAACTTCTTCTGTCTCACTAGCAAAGACAAACCAAACCCAGGAAATAACTAAGACCAGCTCAACTGAACAGAAAGTGTCTCCAGGCACTAAGAGGCCAGCTCGAGGAATAAAGAGTGCCAAAGaccggggaggaaaaaaagccaaGAGGGAACCATTAAAGGAAGAGGAAGTAGAGGCAGACGAGAAGATTACCTTGTCAGGAGGCCAAAGACCAAAGAACTCCAAACGGCGCAGCATTGCCTCGAAGGTTAGCTACAAAGAAGAAAGCAACAGTGAAAATGAGGTGGAAAGTAGTGATGAAGACTTTCAGGCATTCAGTGAAGAAGACAGCGACGATTCAAAGAGTGGGACCAAAACTGTCAAGGGAGTAAAGAGTGAAGAGagaagcaaaagcaaaagcaaagataaaaaaaaaaggaaccagaAGAAAATGAGTGGTGTCGAAAATGACGAGGAGAATCACGAGGAAGGTGAAAAAAGAATGTCGAGCAGTAAAGGAAAGCAAAAGGGGATGATAAAGAAAAATGGTTTTGGAGCTGATGAGTGGTTGGAGGTGTTCGTGGACAAAACCTCCTCGTGGGTATGCGTTGATGTGGAACATGGAGTGGGAGAGCCTCACCGCTGCTTCCAGAATGCAACATGGCCAGTCACGTATGTGGTGGGTGTGGACGGAGATGGCTTTCTGAAGGACCTTGGCCGGAAGTACGACCCCACCTGGATGACATTGACCAGGAGGAGGCGGGTGGAGGAGGAGTGGTGGGAGGAGACGCTGCAGCCGTTTCAGAGACCACAAGATGAGCGGGACATAAAGGAGAATAAGGAG ATGGAAAAGAAGTTGCTGAACAAACCCTTGCCCATCTCCATCACTGAATACAAGAACCACCCACTGTACGCCTTAAAGAGACACCTGCTCAAGTATGAAGCCATCTATCCCGACACGGCTGCCATACTTGGATACTGCCGGGGAGAGCCGGTATACTCCAG AGATTGTGTCCACACGCTACACTCCAAAGACACGTGGCTGAAAGAAGCACGGACTGTCAGGATAGGAGAACTACCCTACAAA ATGGTGAAAGGCTTCTCTAATCGTTCCCGTAAGGCTCGAATGATGACCGAGCAGAAGGACGCAAACGACCTTGCTCTGTTTGGAGAATGGCAGACGGAGGTGTATCAACCTCCAATTGCTGTGAATGGAAAG GTTCCCCGCAACGACTACGGCAACGTCTACTTGTTTAAGGCCTGTATGCTCCCAGTGGGCTGCGTTCACCTCAAGCTATCCAACCTCCACCGCGTGGCCAAGAAGCTGGACATGGACGCTGCCCCTGCAGTCACTGGCTTTGACTTCCATGGAGGATATTCGCATGCGGT CACTGACGGTTACATTGTGTGTGAGGAGCACGAGGAGATCCTCAAAGCTGCCTGGGAGGAAGAACAAGAGGTTCAAAAACAGAGGGAGAAAGAG aaaagagaaaagaggGCAATCTCCAATTGGACTCAGCTTGTGAAGGGCCTTCTGATCAGAGAGCGTCTAAAGCAGCGTTATGGCACGAAGGGCCAGGCTACAGGAGGGCTCCGGCCCCCTACTACTGACGGAGACAAATGTGATGGCCTTTCGTCGGATGAAGGGGGTGTTGGGGAAGAGGAGAATACCAGTGCTAAAACTGCGTTGGAGACACTGGCTCTGTCTTGGCCCCAAAACAGGCAAGCAGAGGAAGAGAAAGGGGGAAGTGTCAGCAGAAAGAAGACAAAGCTGGAGAGGAGAGCCAAAGAGAAACATTTGTTCCCCTTTGAGAAAGTATGA
- the xpc gene encoding DNA repair protein complementing XP-C cells isoform X2: MMTGRRLKAEPLDTAETSEPVLPSQPVEIEIETPEVRKKQKRKAEFEMYLRRMMNRYKKDLVIDTHKVHLMCLLASGMFHNRLCSEPDLLAVTLSLLPAHFSAVAKERKDHNYICGLLKWFQATFTLNPSLPYEERPNPRTLLERRLASLSAKNHQEMTHLFMLVLRSLQLFCRLVLSLQPIPLKPPPAKAKGATTSSVSLAKTNQTQEITKTSSTEQKVSPGTKRPARGIKSAKDRGGKKAKREPLKEEEVEADEKITLSGGQRPKNSKRRSIASKVSYKEESNSENEVESSDEDFQAFSEEDSDDSKSGTKTVKGVKSEERSKSKSKDKKKRNQKKMSGVENDEENHEEGEKRMSSSKGKQKGMIKKNGFGADEWLEVFVDKTSSWVCVDVEHGVGEPHRCFQNATWPVTYVVGVDGDGFLKDLGRKYDPTWMTLTRRRRVEEEWWEETLQPFQRPQDERDIKENKEMEKKLLNKPLPISITEYKNHPLYALKRHLLKYEAIYPDTAAILGYCRGEPVYSRDCVHTLHSKDTWLKEARTVRIGELPYKMVKGFSNRSRKARMMTEQKDANDLALFGEWQTEVYQPPIAVNGKVPRNDYGNVYLFKACMLPVGCVHLKLSNLHRVAKKLDMDAAPAVTGFDFHGGYSHAVTDGYIVCEEHEEILKAAWEEEQEVQKQREKEKREKRAISNWTQLVKGLLIRERLKQRYGTKGQATGGLRPPTTDGDKCDGLSSDEGGVGEEENTSAKTALETLALSWPQNRQAEEEKGGSVSRKKTKLERRAKEKHLFPFEKV, translated from the exons atgatgacTGGGAGGAGGTTGAA GGCTGAGCCTCTGGATACAGCAGAAACCTCAGAACCAGTCCTGCCATCTCAGCCTGTAGAGATAGAAATTGAGACCCCAGAAGTCCGAAAAAA ACAGAAGAGGAAGGCAGAGTTTGAGATGTACTTGAGACGGATGATGAACCGTTACAAGAAGGACCTGGTGATAGACACACACAAG GTGCACCTCATGTGTCTGTTAGCCAGCGGGATGTTCCACAACCGCCTGTGCAGTGAACCCGACTTGCTGGCTGTCACTCTGTCATTGCTCCCCGCTCACTTTAGTGCAGTTGCCAAGGAACGCAAAGACCACAACTATATATGTGGGCTTTTAAAATG GTTTCAAGCAACTTTCACCCTCAACCCCAGTCTTCCTTACGAGGAGCGTCCAAACCCTCGGACCCTATTGGAGAGACGTCTGGCCAGCCTGTCGGCAAAGAACCACCAGGAGATGACTCAT CTCTTCATGTTGGTCCTCAGGTCTCTGCAACTGTTTTGCCGCCTGGTTCTTTCTCTGCAGCCTATTCCTCTCAAACCTCCACCAGCTAAG GCCAAAGGAGCCACAACTTCTTCTGTCTCACTAGCAAAGACAAACCAAACCCAGGAAATAACTAAGACCAGCTCAACTGAACAGAAAGTGTCTCCAGGCACTAAGAGGCCAGCTCGAGGAATAAAGAGTGCCAAAGaccggggaggaaaaaaagccaaGAGGGAACCATTAAAGGAAGAGGAAGTAGAGGCAGACGAGAAGATTACCTTGTCAGGAGGCCAAAGACCAAAGAACTCCAAACGGCGCAGCATTGCCTCGAAGGTTAGCTACAAAGAAGAAAGCAACAGTGAAAATGAGGTGGAAAGTAGTGATGAAGACTTTCAGGCATTCAGTGAAGAAGACAGCGACGATTCAAAGAGTGGGACCAAAACTGTCAAGGGAGTAAAGAGTGAAGAGagaagcaaaagcaaaagcaaagataaaaaaaaaaggaaccagaAGAAAATGAGTGGTGTCGAAAATGACGAGGAGAATCACGAGGAAGGTGAAAAAAGAATGTCGAGCAGTAAAGGAAAGCAAAAGGGGATGATAAAGAAAAATGGTTTTGGAGCTGATGAGTGGTTGGAGGTGTTCGTGGACAAAACCTCCTCGTGGGTATGCGTTGATGTGGAACATGGAGTGGGAGAGCCTCACCGCTGCTTCCAGAATGCAACATGGCCAGTCACGTATGTGGTGGGTGTGGACGGAGATGGCTTTCTGAAGGACCTTGGCCGGAAGTACGACCCCACCTGGATGACATTGACCAGGAGGAGGCGGGTGGAGGAGGAGTGGTGGGAGGAGACGCTGCAGCCGTTTCAGAGACCACAAGATGAGCGGGACATAAAGGAGAATAAGGAG ATGGAAAAGAAGTTGCTGAACAAACCCTTGCCCATCTCCATCACTGAATACAAGAACCACCCACTGTACGCCTTAAAGAGACACCTGCTCAAGTATGAAGCCATCTATCCCGACACGGCTGCCATACTTGGATACTGCCGGGGAGAGCCGGTATACTCCAG AGATTGTGTCCACACGCTACACTCCAAAGACACGTGGCTGAAAGAAGCACGGACTGTCAGGATAGGAGAACTACCCTACAAA ATGGTGAAAGGCTTCTCTAATCGTTCCCGTAAGGCTCGAATGATGACCGAGCAGAAGGACGCAAACGACCTTGCTCTGTTTGGAGAATGGCAGACGGAGGTGTATCAACCTCCAATTGCTGTGAATGGAAAG GTTCCCCGCAACGACTACGGCAACGTCTACTTGTTTAAGGCCTGTATGCTCCCAGTGGGCTGCGTTCACCTCAAGCTATCCAACCTCCACCGCGTGGCCAAGAAGCTGGACATGGACGCTGCCCCTGCAGTCACTGGCTTTGACTTCCATGGAGGATATTCGCATGCGGT CACTGACGGTTACATTGTGTGTGAGGAGCACGAGGAGATCCTCAAAGCTGCCTGGGAGGAAGAACAAGAGGTTCAAAAACAGAGGGAGAAAGAG aaaagagaaaagaggGCAATCTCCAATTGGACTCAGCTTGTGAAGGGCCTTCTGATCAGAGAGCGTCTAAAGCAGCGTTATGGCACGAAGGGCCAGGCTACAGGAGGGCTCCGGCCCCCTACTACTGACGGAGACAAATGTGATGGCCTTTCGTCGGATGAAGGGGGTGTTGGGGAAGAGGAGAATACCAGTGCTAAAACTGCGTTGGAGACACTGGCTCTGTCTTGGCCCCAAAACAGGCAAGCAGAGGAAGAGAAAGGGGGAAGTGTCAGCAGAAAGAAGACAAAGCTGGAGAGGAGAGCCAAAGAGAAACATTTGTTCCCCTTTGAGAAAGTATGA